The genomic DNA GCTGCAGTTCTATTCATTCTTCCAGTTCAGGGGCTTTAAGCTGGGAAacccatttctttttaaacagaagagaaatctgCAGTGCCACAGGTGATCTTCATGTTGCTTTAAAGTTAGTCTTTAAGTTTATTCACTGCCTAAAAGAATCGTAAGCTGTAAAGTTCTTGCTAAAGCTCCCTGCTAAGTTCTGTTTCCCATGTTGCTGTCAGGAAGATGCTGGCAGCAAGTCAGTTCTGGATTGTGCCCTGGAGCTGGAAGATCAGGCTGCACATCACACTGCCAGCTTTTCCAAAAACTCCTAAGTATTGGCACAAAAACCTGTTGGATGGCGTGAAAATTGGTGGAAATGTTGCGAGACAGAGCTGCTCTCTGTGCCAAATTACAACGCGTATCTGTGCGTGCTGGCATCTTCTCTTGGGCCCTTATTCTCCAGCCAatgactggggtgggggggggtcactaattttccttttttcagacaTCAGTGCAAGTtccagccccagcagctggtGTGATTGAAGCGCTTCTGGTACCTGATGGTGGCAAAGTGGAAGGGGGCACACCTCTCTTCAAACTCAGGAAAACTGGAGGTAAGTCAGGAGCATATAATTAGCTCAGGCCTTCCTGTTTCCTCCAGCCTTTTTCTGAAGATAGAAGCAAGGCATTTGGGGGAATCCTGAGGCAGGCTACATGTGTCCTCCATCTGCCTCTGCAGTTGGAAGGGTATGCTCCTATTCATTTGCCTGTTAGAGAAGCATAATTTTAGTCAACGTAATGGAGAAACTTTCCCTTTGGTCCCTCTGGAGGAAATTGCAGCACTAAGCTAAAATTAATGTTTGAGAATTCCCTTGGCACAACTCTTTTCTACCTGCTTCTTTTCTCCTGCGTGGTAAGGAGACTTAGCAAGTTGATGAGATAAAACAAGGAGGTGAAGGCTCCATGGTGGGTGGTCATGAGCAGACATGTAATCAGCTAATCGCTTCCTGAAATGTCCGAGCTCTCCAACAGGAACACGGAGTAAAGCAGTGAGAATGAGGAGCAATCTTGTTTGCTATATGTGCACAAATTAGATGGGAAATTTAAATGTGAACTGAGCTGTAAAACGAGTTGCGCTCTCATGTGCCTGTATGGTATTAATGGTTTCTCCATTGTTCTTCTGTAAACTTGAGCATGCTCAAGTATGCTAAAAGTAGAACCTCAGAGTCTCGCTTTCACCATGGGATCCTCTTATGGTAGCGCCTATCAGTTCAGTAGTGTTGAACACCTAAAGGCACTCTGATGTCAAAGGGTTAACTTCTACCAGGTTGTTTGGACTCAGAGATCCCTGGCAGTAGAGGCTTCACTTGCATCTTGTGATTGCCCTTTacaaggggtttttttcctccttgtcttttAGCTGCTCCTGCCAAGGCCAAACCAGCAgcagtccctcctcctcctgcagcccctgaacctgtagctgctgctgctcctcctcctgctgcagcacCAATTCCTACCACAATGCCACCAGTGCCCCCTGTGTCAGCTCAGCCTATCGACAGTAAACCAGGTGAGGCAACAACCATCTAAGGCTTTTTCAAGCCTGTCCTCCTTGGGGAGAGTATGCAGAGTTAAAGGTAGCAAACAACCGTGGTGTTCACGGTGAAGGCCTCCCTGCGTTATCACCCTGCATGCTTTGAACTGGAGAGCTTAGCTGTGTCTGGAACCTGCCCAGCCCAGTTAAAGGCTGCTCCCACGTTGTGTTGCTTGAGTAAGGGGCTCAAATGGGTCTTCTACCCTAAGGTGTTGTGGTCAGGCTCGGGCTTTTCTGTGGTTGATAACTTCTGACAGATGTATTCTTTACTCTCAGTGTCTGCGGTGAAGCCGGCTGCAGCTCCAGTAGCAGCCCCTCCTGGGGAGGCAGTGCCCAGCAAAGGTGCCAGATCAGAGCATAGGGTAAGCTGCAGGAGTAGGGGCCTCACCAACTGCTTCTGTTGCTGGGTAGCAACCTGTTCTGGGATGAACCTTGAGCTTTCTGGATATGTCCATATCTGTGTGTTCACACACAGCTCAGTGGAGCTGTAATGGATGGGGAAATGCTCCACATAACCAATTAGGGGGTAGGGTGGAGGAAGAGCCAGCTCTGACTTGATGCAGGTCATTTCTAGATGGAAGTCTTGTTGTGAGCTCTGGTGACTGAGCACAGAAGGCTCAGTGTGTTCTGCTCGGGCTGTCCACGAGCCCTTAGCAAAGGGCTGGAGGTGCAGCAGCTGCCTTATGTGTTAAGAGAACGTAGTTGAGCAGCTTAGAATAAGTAGTGTTTAAGAGTATTTCCCACTGACTGTTCTTAGCAGTTTGCTCTTCTCGCATCAGCCTTGTGCTGGAAACCGAACCACGCCTGGAGTTCCTGGGAATATAGGTCTGAAGTAGCTCTACCTCAATCTGATAAAGCTCTGCCTTTCAAGGGAACTGTTTCCTGAGCTTGGTATCTCACTAGTGCAATCAACTTCTCAGCCTGTCATACCCCTCAGGTAGACATGGAGTGAAAACAGCCCTAGGCATCCATTGCTAGTCAGTCAGATGGGAAGAAAGGCCCTTTGATTGTCTTGTGCTTTTTATTCCTTGGATGAACTTGAGgcatcttctgctctctttttttttttttttttttttatttgcaggtgAAAATGAACAGGATGCGTCAGCGTATTGCTCAGCGTCTGAAAGAGGCTCAAAATACTTGTGCCATGCTGACCACTTTCAATGAAATTGATATGAGGTGAGGATCAGACCTCTTTCCCCCTTTACAAATAGAAATAGATGCAGGCAGTCACCTTAAATAGTAGCCAAGACCTTGCCGATTCTCCTTGGATGAATTGGCATGATGTCTTTTGGGGCGCCTTTCTTAAATATGTACTGCTGTCTGTGCCACTTCTTCAGAGCATGTTGGTGTTGTAGTATGAGGGGTGAATAACTTCCTAAAGGCCTTTCACTCCTTGGGTGTCTTCTGCTGCTCATAAAAGGCAGCAACCTCATTCCTCATCTGTGCATTGGCTGAGGACTGGTAGATGCTGAGCAGAAGAGCAGGTGTGACAGTGTTGCTTGTATAGTGAATATTAGGAGGCATCAACATGTAGCATCTGCTTTCTGCCACCCCTCCAGGTTACTGCTTTTGGAGGTAGGCATATTTGGCCTCCCATGAGCTGGTTCCCCAGGGCTCCTCAGCCTTTCAGGTGAGCATTGCACAGGTCTGAGGCCTGTGTTGTCAGATGGTGCAGCTTTCAAGAGGCAGACCAGCATCCCTCACTGTCCCCTCTGGGTGGGTGGGGGTCTCCGGATTCAAGTGCTTGCATGGACTGAGCGCACTAATGGCTTTGGAGGGTGGGCAGCTTATGTTACAGTGCATTAAGGGGAAATTGTGCCCAAATCAAATTGTCCTGTGAAATCCTATTCTGCTCCTTAAGACAAAACATGTAAATATTTGGGTCTCAGAACAATAAGGTTGGCAAAATAGTCTTGATTGGAGGGGAAGTGCTGCAGCTTTATCTCCTCTTGGAGGCTCATTGAGGTGTCACTTTACGCTGGCCATGGGCTCTCATTGCATCTGGTAATCTGTTTTGGATCGATTGCTGTGTTGTTGACTCGTGAGGGCCTGTgctggggcctcctgctccccatGGGGGGTCAGCGTCTGAAAGGAGGAAGCCATAACGAGCCAGTTTCATAGCAAGCCTCGTCCTCATTGCTGCATCCCTTGTGTCTTGGGAGGCACTAATGTCTTTGGGCAGTAATCCTAGCCCTAAACAAGGTTAGGCGCAGGAAAACAAACACTCTAAACCATGGAGACCCCTGCCCCTTGCTGAAACTCTCTTCAAAGACTTAAGGTCTCTGGAGGGGGGAGGGCTGGACAGTGCAATTCCACAGCAATTGGTATTAGCCCAGAATAGGCAGAGCTCATAGCCACAGGCTAGTTGACTTTTCTGTAAATGTCCTCAGTTCTGATGAACAAACAGTGAGGAAACAGTACTGTGAGGACTGTAGGTGGGCCAGCATCCCCCTCCATAGCATCTGGGAAGATTTCTTTCACATTCACTCTGTTCCCAAAGCTGAAGAGTAGTGTGCCAGAGGCATCAGTGTGCCAGCCGGTGCTGGACTCGCATGGTAGGTGAAGCCTTTTGCCATGGTCTGCATCTTTTCTGCTCTTGGTATTTCCCATTTTTACTCTGCTGGGACTGCCCAGCGGTGCTGGGGTCCTGCCTCATCTGATGTTGCTGTCTGCAGTGCCACACTGGTATCGGTAGCAATGGCTTCAGAGGATCACTGAGGATCTCTGCAACATCTGGCCTGAGTAGGAAATAAGTTACACCCCATCTTGTTCTTGcgcctggcagcacagccttACAGATTAACCTTGTCCTGTTGATTTTGTGGTCCTGTACCAATTCCTGTGCATTGTTTGGCAGGGGCCTTACAGCCACTCTCAACCTGTTCCATCTATGGCATTTTGGAGGATTTTTCAGCAGGCTGAGGATTTGCCAATTGGTGGTGAAGGTCTGCAGTTGTCAGGGCTGGTGCTGAAGTCCCTTACAAAGCAAGTGAATAGCCTTTCCTTGGACTCTCTGGTGACCAGTGTTGTCATGTGTTTTGCAGTAACATTCGGGACATGAGAGCCCAGCACAAGGATCCCTTCCTGAAGAAGCACAACCTGAAGCTAGGTTTCATGTCAGCTTTTGTGAAAGCTGCAGCTTTTGCTCTGCAAGACCAGCCTGTTGTGAATGCAGGTGAGCAGTGCCCCTTGCCAGTGATTTGTGAACCTCACTGGTGAACGTGGGGGAAGCTGTTGGCCAAGCCCAGGGCAGGGCTTACGGCTTTCGTAAGCCAGTCAGATACGCAGGGCAAAGCAGGACAAAGTCCTATGGGCTGCAGCTGATATTGCTAATGCCACTTATGTGGGCAGAGGACAGTGCGCCAAGAGGGGTGCTATTAGTGAGGGACTGCAAGGACAGTGGGGCAGGGGTGGTATGTAACTCGGCGCTCATCCAGCCCATAGCGggcacagccctgcagggtggTATGGATGTAACTGTTGGAGGCGTGCTGCAGTTCCTGGGGGTGTCAGAGCTGCTTGCTCAAACCCAGAAGAGGAGACCAACTAGGGCAGTATCTGAGGGGACTGAACTGTCTAGCCAATGTTTCCTCTTTCTCTATCCTGGTACTTTTCTCCCAGGTGCAGCGAGGACTTACTCTTCTTTGGAGCTATGTTTAAGCTAGAGATGAGCAAGTTGTTGAGTCTGTGGCTACTTCCGGCCTGCTGAGCTGTTGTTCTTGGGTACTCTGAGCGTAACGTAACCTCTTTCCTCTCCTAGTGATTGATGACACAACCAAAGAGATTGTGTACAGGGACTACGTGGACATCAGTGTCGCTGTAGCAACTCCCCGAGTAAGTACTTCATATGCTTTGGCCGTGCTTCCAAGGCAGCAGCCTTGGGTCTGGATGATCATGTATTCTGAGGCAATTCAGCTGTGAGCAACACTGCAGCAGAAACATACTGATGGGACGGGTCTTCCTGATgagagggctgctgaggggaGTTTTAAGAGAAAATGGAGGATTGGGAATATTCTGCCACCATCCTAGGAGACGCAGTGACAAGGCTAATACAGATCTTAGTGGATAATGGGGAAGCTCAAGTTAGGGAAACCCTTTTTTCTTGGACCCATGGGGATACGGCATAGATAGAGAAAGCTTTGTATGTCCTGTCCCTTGGCTAGCCTTGCTGTACTGCGTGCCGTTACTGTGTTTCTGTAAAACACGTTGCTGCTTCAAAGGGTTGTCCCTGGCCAGAGAACGCATGGAATGGAGATATGGATGTTCAATTAGTTGTTTCTGCTGTGAGGCAGAGGTTCAGCCGGGACTAATGCTCTCTCACTGCTCTCCAATTCTAGAGGAGGTCCAGCACAAAGGGACTCCGCTCTTCTTGTGGAGGTAGAGGTGGCAGATGAACGCTGCCCAATGCCTCGCCTGCTTTTACGAAGGTGGAGTTGGGATCCAAACAGACCCAGTTGATTATAGGTGATGGGTTCATGGGCAAAGAAGTTGTCACAGGCCTCTCTGATTTACTGTGTCGGCCCTTTGTGCACATCGTGCTGTATTGCCTGGCAGGCTGCCAGGGTGTGAGGCCGTTGTGCCAACCacctgccctgggcagagcagaagGCAGGAACTCTGCTGAGTCAAGACCAGGCTCCTGCCCAGTAACAGTTGTCCCTGTTTGTCACTGCAGTGAATTTGCTGATTGTGTGCTTTGCTTCCCCTTAGGGTCTTGTGGTCCCTGTCATTAGGAATGTAGAAAATATGAACTTTGCTGACATAGAACGTGCTATCCACGAGTTGGGGGAGAAGGTAAGAAAAGCTGGAGATGTTTTTGGAAAGGGCTTAGAGGAGTGGAAAGAATTGAGGCTGCTGGATAGGCATGAATTTGTTCAGTCCCTCTGTGGCATCATCTCTGACCTCTAACACACTGAACAGTGTTATGGGGTATGATCCAGTTACAGCTGTAGCTGTGCCCATGCCTTACAGGACAGGCCCACCTCCTTGTTGCCCTTCCAGTAGACCTCAAACTCTGCTTTAGTGGTATAGTGTGTCTTCACCTTTGTCTGTGGAGGCCAAGGCTGAGCTGTCCTGGGATAGAAGTCCCTGTATCTGTCTCCTGCAAAAGCAAGAGTTGGAAGCTAAAAGAAGAGAATCCTGCCCCAAAGCCAGTAAATTTTGAGATTTAAAGACAGGATGCATTTCCAAGTAATTCATTCTTTCAGCTGAACAGATCAGTAAGTAAAGCTTTTGTCATCAGTAGTCATTCCTGGAGAGGGTGAACATCCCAACCATTGTACTTTGCCTTCTGTAATCTATCTGAGCAGCTTTCTAAGACCTTACTCTTTTTCTAGGCACGGAAGAATGAACTGGCCATTGAAGACATGGATGGTGGCACTTTCACAATCAGCAACGGAGGGGTTTTTGGTTCCCTCTTTGGAACACCTATCATTAACCCACCCCAGTCAGCCATCCTGGGCATGCACGCGATCTTTGACAGGCCTGTGGCTGTTGGAGGCAAAGTAAGCGGAGGTGCATGAGAGGTTtcagagagcagaggggagggcTCAGTGGGATGAGGGCTGTAGGCCATATGCTTTTTCTGGGGGCTGGTGCCACCTCCTAAAAAGTTGTCCTGAGATGAATGAGTGAAGGGTAGCTTTGCTGGCAGTGGTACTTAACCTGAGGTGTGCAGGGGGCCTTGCTCTGTCCATAAGGGAGAGAACTGGATAATCTGTTTAGGtatggggaggaggagaaagggctgTTGTCCTCATGACAGAGAACAGAGCTTGAAGGGAACAAGGTCCTGTGTGTGGTGCAGACCTGGCCAGTGCTGGTGGTCAGCTCCTGGGTAAATGATTGGGTGTACAGTCCCGCCAGATAAGACACACCTAAGAGGGTGTGAGCCAATCATTCAGGATAGGGAAAAAGCCAGTTCTTCCCCATATGTGCTGGAGGGCAGCATGTGAGCAGTAGGGCTAGCTCACCAATGTCTTTCTCGTTCCTCCTTTTCAGATTGAGGTGCGGCCCATGATGTATGTGGCGCTGACATATGATCACCGGCTGATTGATGGCAGAGAGGCA from Struthio camelus isolate bStrCam1 chromosome 5, bStrCam1.hap1, whole genome shotgun sequence includes the following:
- the DLST gene encoding dihydrolipoyllysine-residue succinyltransferase component of 2-oxoglutarate dehydrogenase complex, mitochondrial isoform X2; translated protein: MLLLLSRSRCLGRALGRSLRALRQGNCTLARCSLSGVAGSQGLAYSNSRKLVSSVFTVRYFRTTAVHRDDVVTVNTPAFAESVTEGDVRWEKAVGDTVAEDEVVCEIETDKTSVQVPAPAAGVIEALLVPDGGKVEGGTPLFKLRKTGAAPAKAKPAAVPPPPAAPEPVAAAAPPPAAAPIPTTMPPVPPVSAQPIDSKPVSAVKPAAAPVAAPPGEAVPSKGARSEHRVKMNRMRQRIAQRLKEAQNTCAMLTTFNEIDMSNIRDMRAQHKDPFLKKHNLKLGFMSAFVKAAAFALQDQPVVNAVIDDTTKEIVYRDYVDISVAVATPRGLVVPVIRNVENMNFADIERAIHELGEKARKNELAIEDMDGGTFTISNGGVFGSLFGTPIINPPQSAILGMHAIFDRPVAVGGKIEVRPMMYVALTYDHRLIDGREAVTFLRKIKAAVEDPRVLLLDL
- the DLST gene encoding dihydrolipoyllysine-residue succinyltransferase component of 2-oxoglutarate dehydrogenase complex, mitochondrial isoform X1 — translated: MLLLLSRSRCLGRALGRSLRALRQGNCTLARCSLSGVAGSQGLAYSNSRKLVVNSSSVFTVRYFRTTAVHRDDVVTVNTPAFAESVTEGDVRWEKAVGDTVAEDEVVCEIETDKTSVQVPAPAAGVIEALLVPDGGKVEGGTPLFKLRKTGAAPAKAKPAAVPPPPAAPEPVAAAAPPPAAAPIPTTMPPVPPVSAQPIDSKPVSAVKPAAAPVAAPPGEAVPSKGARSEHRVKMNRMRQRIAQRLKEAQNTCAMLTTFNEIDMSNIRDMRAQHKDPFLKKHNLKLGFMSAFVKAAAFALQDQPVVNAVIDDTTKEIVYRDYVDISVAVATPRGLVVPVIRNVENMNFADIERAIHELGEKARKNELAIEDMDGGTFTISNGGVFGSLFGTPIINPPQSAILGMHAIFDRPVAVGGKIEVRPMMYVALTYDHRLIDGREAVTFLRKIKAAVEDPRVLLLDL